One Glycine max cultivar Williams 82 chromosome 6, Glycine_max_v4.0, whole genome shotgun sequence DNA segment encodes these proteins:
- the LOC102667048 gene encoding uncharacterized protein isoform X1, translated as MRVPGLPLQHFLFLPVKLRLINTEHVIEFWQEVMDALGPNIKIAVVEGGIRVEDVRVEEVKVKDVKESKPMATVFCHFEWGDDKKKLPFTKGCRFFWFREDKEGRLIISKVTGLEELPLKPGELVLVCMFLIQYFVLLFIYCYNRSN; from the exons ATGCGAGTACCAGGATTACCTCTTCaacattttctctttcttcctgTCAAATTGCGTTTAATAAATACG GAACACGTCATAGAATTTTGGCAGGAGGTAATGGATGCGTTGGgtccaaatattaaaattgcTGTGGTAGAGGGAGGTATCAGAGTGGAAGATGTGAGGGTGGAAGAAGTCAAAGTGAAAGATGTCAAAGAGAGCAAACCTATGGCTACTGTGTTTTGCCACTTCG AGTGGGGGGACGACAAAAAGAAACTGCCCTTCACAAAAGGATGCAGATTCTTTTGGTTTAGAGAAGATAAAGAAGGAAGGTTGATTATTAG CAAGGTAACCGGCTTGGAGGAACTTCCACTAAAACCAGGTGAACTAGTATTGGTATGTATGTTCCTCATTCAATATTTtgtccttttatttatttattgttacaaCAGAAGTAATTGA
- the LOC100806693 gene encoding uncharacterized protein — protein sequence MALRLRLKVSSIGSPFLQLGSSASAACSVSKLGFHPPRLQLNKNSHPIRLFVRAARIESKGVTLGFRTPQFQLPEPLTGTTWTLDDFEAYPALLVMFICNHCPFVKHLKKDIVKLTKFYMEKGLAVIAISSNSVATHPQDGPEFMAEDAKLFGYPFPYLYDESQDVAQHFGAVCTPEFYLFKKDGRRPFELVYHGQFDDSRPSNNVPVTGRDLSLAIDRVLSGQPVPSEQKPSVGCSIKWHPGKKF from the exons ATGGCATTGAGACTGAGACTCAAAGTGTCTTCAATTGGGTCACCTTTTCTGCAGTTAGGTTCTTCTGCAAGTGCAGCATGCTCTGTTTCCAAACTTGGTTTTCATCCACCACGCTTGCAACTCAACAAAAATTCACACCCAATAAGGCTTTTTGTTCGGGCTGCTAGAATTGAGTCCAAAGGTGTTACCTTGGGTTTCAGGACCCCACAATTTCAG cTTCCGGAGCCCCTTACCGGGACGACCTGGACATTGGATGATTTTGAAGCTTATCCAGCTCTACTG GTTATGTTTATATGCAATCACTGTCCATTTGTTAAGCACCTGAAAAAAGACATTGTAAAGCTTACAAAGTTCTATATGGAG AAAGGACTTGCCGTCATTGCCATATCTTCAAATTCCGTAGCCACACACCCCCAG GATGGTCCAGAATTCATGGCAGAAGATGCTAAACTGTTTGGTTATCCTTTCCCATACCTATATGATGAG TCACAGGATGTTGCACAACATTTTGGAGCAGTTTGTACACCAGAATTTTACCTTTTCAAAAAG GATGGTCGAAGGCCGTTTGAGCTGGTTTATCATGGTCAATTTGATGATTCACGCCCAAGTAATAATGTACCGGTCACTGGAAG AGACTTGAGCTTGGCAATAGATCGTGTTCTTAGTGGCCAACCTGTACCATCAGAGCAAAAACCTAG TGTTGGATGCAGCATAAAGTGGCACCCAGGGAAGAAGTTTTGA
- the LOC100807225 gene encoding LRR receptor-like serine/threonine-protein kinase RGI1 gives MSSNALTLFILFLNISMCPSISVALNQEGLSLLSWLSSFNSSNSATAFSSWDPTNKDPCTWDYITCSKEGYVSEIIITSIDLRSGFPSRLNSFYHLTTLIISNGNLTGQIPSSVGNLSSLVTLDLSFNALSGSIPEEIGKLSNLQLLLLNSNSLQGGIPTTIGNCSRLRHVALFDNQISGMIPGEIGQLRALETLRAGGNPGIHGEIPMQISDCKALVFLGLAVTGVSGEIPPSIGELKNLKTISVYTAHLTGHIPAEIQNCSALEDLFLYENQLSGSIPYELGSMQSLRRVLLWKNNLTGTIPESLGNCTNLKVIDFSLNSLRGQIPVTLSSLLLLEEFLLSDNNIYGEIPSYIGNFSRLKQIELDNNKFSGEIPPVIGQLKELTLFYAWQNQLNGSIPTELSNCEKLEALDLSHNFLTGSIPSSLFHLGNLTQLLLISNRLSGQIPADIGSCTSLIRLRLGSNNFTGQIPSEIGLLSSLTFLELSNNLFSGDIPFEIGNCAHLELLDLHSNVLQGTIPSSLKFLVDLNVLDLSANRITGSIPENLGKLTSLNKLILSGNLISGVIPGTLGPCKALQLLDISNNRITGSIPDEIGYLQGLDILLNLSWNSLTGPIPETFSNLSKLSILDLSHNKLTGTLTVLVSLDNLVSLNVSYNGFSGSLPDTKFFRDIPAAAFAGNPDLCISKCHASENGQGFKSIRNVIIYTFLGVVLISVFVTFGVILTLRIQGGNFGRNFDGSGEMEWAFTPFQKLNFSINDILTKLSESNIVGKGCSGIVYRVETPMKQTIAVKKLWPIKKEEPPERDLFTAEVQTLGSIRHKNIVRLLGCCDNGRTRLLLFDYICNGSLFGLLHENRLFLDWDARYKIILGVAHGLEYLHHDCIPPIVHRDIKANNILVGPQFEAFLADFGLAKLVSSSECSGASHTIAGSYGYIAPEYGYSLRITEKSDVYSYGVVLLEVLTGMEPTDNRIPEGAHIATWVSDEIREKRREFTSILDQQLVLQSGTKTSEMLQVLGVALLCVNPSPEERPTMKDVTAMLKEIRHENDDFEKPNFLHKSVVTTNPKAAVHCSSFSRSCEPLIIESTSSSV, from the exons ATGTCAAGCAATGCATTAACTCTTTTTATCTTGTTTCTTAATATTTCCATGTGTCCATCCATCTCTGTAGCTCTGAACCAGGAAGGCCTCTCTCTACTTTCATGGCTTTCAAGCTTCAACTCCTCCAACTCCGCTACGGCCTTCTCTTCATGGGATCCAACAAACAAAGATCCTTGCACATGGGACTACATAACATGTTCCAAAGAAGGGTATGTGTCAGAGATCATAATAACATCCATTGATCTACGTAGCGGCTTCCCCTCACGGCTCAATTCTTTTTACCACCTCACCACTCTTATCATCTCAAATGGAAATCTCACTGGTCAGATTCCAAGTTCAGTGGGAAACTTGTCCTCTTTGGTCACTTTGGACCTTAGCTTCAATGCTTTATCAGGAAGTATTCCGGAAGAAATAGGAAAGCTATCTAATCTGCAGTTGTTGCTGCTGAATTCAAATTCCTTGCAGGGTGGAATTCCAACCACAATTGGAAACTGTTCAAGGCTTCGGCATGTGGCGCTTTTCGACAACCAGATCTCTGGAATGATACCTGGAGAAATAGGCCAGTTGAGGGCTCTTGAAACACTAAGAGCAGGAGGAAATCCAGGTATTCATGGAGAAATCCCAATGCAGATATCAGACTGCAAGGCCCTTGTTTTTCTGGGACTTGCGGTTACTGGGGTTTCCGGGGAGATTCCACCAAGTATAGGAGAGCTTAAGAATCTCAAGACAATTTCTGTCTACACAGCACACCTCACAGGTCATATCCCAGCAGAGATTCAGAACTGCTCAGCCTTGGAGGATTTGTTTCTGTATGAAAACCAGCTTTCTGGAAGTATTCCTTATGAATTAGGCTCCATGCAAAGCCTCAGGAGGGTGTTGCTGTGGAAGAACAATTTAACTGGCACCATTCCAGAGAGTCTTGGGAACTGTACAAATCTCAAGGTTATAGATTTCTCTTTGAATTCTCTGCGGGGTCAGATACCTGTGACTCTCAGTAGTCTACTCTTGTTGGAGGAGTTTCTTTTGTctgataataatatttatggaGAAATACCTTCCTATATTGGCAACTTTTCCAGGCTGAAGCAAATAGAATTGGATAACAACAAATTCTCTGGGGAGATTCCACCTGTTATAGGGCAACTGAAGGAACTCACACTCTTCTATGCCTGGCAGAATCAACTGAATGGAAGTATACCAACAGAACTATCCAACTGTGAGAAACTTGAAGCACTCGATCTTTCGCACAATTTCCTTACTGGTTCCATTCCAAGTTCACTCTTTCATCTAGGGAACTTGACTCAGTTGTTGCTGATATCAAACAGACTTTCAGGTCAAATTCCAGCAGATATTGGAAGTTGCACCAGCTTGATCAGGTTACGGCTGGGATCGAACAACTTTACCGGTCAAATTCCATCAGAAATAGGTCTTTTAAGCAGTCTGACCTTTCTTGAGTTGTCAAATAATCTATTCAGTGGAGATATTCCCTTTGAGATAGGTAACTGTGCTCATCTAGAATTGCTTGACTTGCACAGCAATGTGCTGCAAGGAACCATTCCTTCCTCGTTGAAATTCCTAGTTGATCTTAATGTCTTAGATCTTTCTGCAAACAGAATAACTGGAAGCATTCCTGAGAATTTGGGCAAGCTTACATCTCTAAATAAGTTGATTCTGAGTGGAAACCTTATCTCTGGTGTGATCCCTGGGACACTGGGGCCGTGTAAGGCTTTGCAGTTGCTGGATATAAGTAACAATAGGATCACTGGTTCTATTCCTGATGAGATTGGTTATTTGCAAGGATTAGATATCCTCTTGAACTTGAGTTGGAATTCTCTTACTGGCCCCATTCCCGAGACCTTCTCAAATCTCTCAAAACTATCCATCTTGGATCTCTCTCACAACAAGCTCACAGGTACACTCACAGTACTGGTTAGTCTTGACAATCTTGTGTCTCTAAATGTCTCCTACAATGGTTTTTCTGGTTCTCTTCCTGATACGAAGTTCTTCCGGGATATACCTGCTGCTGCATTTGCTGGTAACCCTGACCTTTGCATTAGCAAGTGCCATGCAAGTGAAAATGGTCAAGGCTTCAAGTCAATAAGAAATGTTATTATCTATACTTTCCTTGGGGtggttttaatttctgtttttgtCACTTTTGGAGTAATTTTAACTCTCAGGATTCAAGGGGGAAATTTTGGAAGGAATTTTGATGGAAGTGGTGAAATGGAATGGGCTTTCACTCCATTCCAAAAACTCAACTTCTCCATCAATGACATTTTGACGAAGTTGTCAGAATCAAACATTGTGGGAAAGGGTTGCTCGGGAATTGTTTATCGTGTGGAGACTCCAATGAAGCAGACTATTGCAGTGAAGAAGCTATGGCCAATAAAGAAAGAAGAGCCACCAGAGAGAGATCTCTTTACTGCAGAAGTTCAGACCCTTGGATCAATAAGACATAAGAATATAGTAAGACTTTTAGGATGCTGTGACAATGGAAGAACTAGATTGctattatttgattatatatgcAACGGGAGTTTGTTCGGATTACTCCATGAAAATAGATTGTTCTTGGATTGGGATGCAAGGTATAAGATCATACTGGGAGTAGCTCATGGTCTAGAATATCTTCATCATGATTGTATCCCTCCAATTGTCCATAGGGACATTAAAGCTAACAACATCTTGGTAGGTCCACAATTTGAAGCTTTCCTTGCAGATTTTGGCCTTGCAAAACTCGTGAGTTCCTCAGAGTGTTCAGGAGCATCTCATACAATTGCAGGTTCTTATGGATACATAGCTCCTG AATATGGATACAGTTTAAGGATCACAGAAAAGAGTGATGTGTACAGCTATGGTGTTGTGCTCCTTGAGGTCTTAACGGGGATGGAACCAACTGATAACAGGATTCCAGAGGGTGCCCACATTGCCACATGGGTTAGCGACGAAATccgagagaagagaagagaatttACATCTATCCTTGACCAGCAACTAGTATTGCAGAGTGGAACAAAAACCTCTGAGATGCTTCAGGTTCTAGGAGTGGCTCTCCTATGTGTGAATCCCTCCCCGGAAGAACGACCTACTATGAAAGATGTAACTGCAATGCTCAAGGAGATCAGGCATGAAAATGATGATTTCGAGAAACCAAATTTTCTCCATAAAAGCGTGGTTACCACCAATCCAAAAGCAGCAGTTCACTGTTCAAGTTTCTCCAGATCATGTGAACCTTTAATAATAGAATCAACATCTTCTTCTGTATAG